Proteins encoded within one genomic window of Granulicella pectinivorans:
- a CDS encoding DsbA family protein, translated as MTRLSISIGPDEHVQGNPEAGCSLVEYGDYECPSCAQLQPVIKKLQRHFGSRLSFVFRNFPLREMHPWAEAAAETAEFAGAHGKFWEMHDLLIENQAILSGSLLLDLANRLGLSSTELDTALNAKTYRHKVLDDFEGGVRNGVNGTPTLFIDDQRYDGSLDSESLADAIGETLLQTEA; from the coding sequence ATGACCAGACTTTCTATCTCCATCGGTCCGGACGAGCACGTCCAGGGCAATCCAGAGGCAGGCTGCAGCCTCGTCGAATATGGCGACTACGAGTGCCCCTCTTGCGCCCAGCTTCAGCCAGTGATCAAGAAGCTACAACGACACTTTGGATCGCGTCTCTCCTTCGTCTTCCGCAACTTCCCGCTCCGTGAAATGCATCCGTGGGCGGAGGCTGCGGCCGAGACTGCTGAGTTCGCCGGTGCGCATGGCAAGTTCTGGGAGATGCATGATCTGCTCATCGAGAACCAGGCTATTTTGTCGGGGTCCCTCCTGCTTGACCTGGCCAACAGGTTGGGGCTCTCCAGCACAGAACTGGACACTGCGCTCAACGCGAAGACGTACCGACACAAGGTCCTCGACGACTTCGAAGGTGGCGTCCGGAATGGAGTCAATGGAACGCCTACGTTGTTCATCGACGACCAACGCTATGACGGTTCGCTCGACTCCGAGTCCTTAGCAGACGCTATCGGCGAAACACTCTTACAGACGGAAGCGTAG
- a CDS encoding DUF1269 domain-containing protein, with protein MLSGSFIDSEHYVVSRGYSMYRTDSVVAISQKQGLAEQAVRDLELAGIDMQSVSLAARETPGKEAVTGYYSSGNRMRYWGARGAFFGAIWGLIFDTALFAIPGIGPVVLAGPLVSWIVAILEGAVVFGGLSALGAGLASIGIPKDSAGRYEKALQADKLLLIVHGTPDTALRAARVIEDTHHESFELHGATLPPLDAVKS; from the coding sequence TTGCTCAGCGGAAGCTTTATCGACAGCGAACACTATGTTGTATCGAGAGGTTACTCCATGTACAGAACAGACTCCGTCGTCGCAATCTCTCAGAAGCAGGGACTGGCAGAACAAGCGGTGCGAGACCTTGAACTTGCAGGTATTGATATGCAGAGTGTCTCTCTCGCAGCGAGAGAGACACCAGGAAAGGAGGCCGTTACCGGCTACTATAGCAGCGGCAATAGGATGCGCTATTGGGGTGCGAGGGGAGCATTCTTCGGTGCGATCTGGGGATTGATCTTCGATACCGCGCTGTTCGCCATTCCAGGCATTGGGCCCGTCGTGCTGGCCGGTCCACTCGTCTCGTGGATCGTCGCGATCCTAGAAGGGGCGGTTGTTTTTGGCGGGTTGAGCGCGCTTGGGGCGGGTCTTGCGAGTATCGGGATTCCCAAAGACAGCGCGGGGAGGTATGAGAAAGCCTTACAAGCAGACAAGCTTCTGCTCATCGTCCATGGCACTCCCGACACGGCACTCCGAGCGGCACGGGTCATTGAAGATACGCATCACGAGTCGTTCGAACTCCATGGGGCAACCTTGCCTCCGCTCGACGCCGTGAAGTCTTGA
- a CDS encoding nitroreductase family protein produces the protein MLDILATIHNRHSMRGAFDLGRPVSPETQEKILQAAQWAPTPTNMQNFEMIVVNSADQLDAIGKIPADMSEQFLRETYALLSFTETELAAKRTGMLASSFPLAWTNPEAWNPEADARSQLTFLDRTIGETPLLMFVLYDGSRRAPGSDADTVGLISLGCVMENMWLACESLGLGFHVLTVVSDGAVEKQLRSLMHIPVQMKIAFACSIGYAAQQTAPDTRVRRLLKDFVHYNKFDARA, from the coding sequence ATGCTCGACATACTGGCGACGATCCACAACAGGCATTCGATGCGAGGAGCCTTTGATCTAGGTCGTCCTGTCTCACCGGAGACGCAGGAAAAGATTCTGCAAGCTGCTCAATGGGCCCCGACACCGACCAACATGCAGAACTTCGAAATGATCGTGGTGAACTCCGCAGACCAGCTCGATGCAATCGGGAAGATACCTGCCGATATGTCTGAGCAGTTTCTCCGTGAGACCTACGCGCTTCTTTCCTTCACAGAGACAGAGCTGGCAGCAAAGCGGACAGGAATGCTTGCGAGTTCGTTCCCTCTTGCTTGGACAAATCCCGAGGCATGGAATCCCGAGGCTGATGCACGATCGCAACTCACATTTTTGGACCGGACAATCGGGGAGACGCCATTGCTGATGTTCGTCCTATATGACGGAAGCCGCCGCGCCCCAGGTTCTGATGCAGACACGGTGGGCCTTATCAGTCTCGGCTGCGTGATGGAGAACATGTGGCTCGCCTGTGAGTCTCTGGGGCTGGGCTTTCACGTTCTTACTGTGGTGAGCGACGGTGCGGTCGAGAAGCAACTCAGAAGCTTGATGCACATACCCGTGCAGATGAAGATCGCATTCGCCTGCAGCATCGGCTATGCCGCGCAGCAAACCGCTCCCGATACGCGCGTTCGACGCTTGCTGAAGGACTTCGTTCACTACAACAAGTTCGATGCAAGAGCTTGA
- a CDS encoding Crp/Fnr family transcriptional regulator, translating into MIQVKAGHVFYSQGDPADGIFFLDSGRAKLTVVSKRGKEATVTLLSPGDFIGEESLAGQTEVHLATAAAVTPCKALKLSRKEMVLLLHEQHEFADIFLKFVLLRGVRTQEDLIDQLFNNSEKRLARTLLIMAEFGKPGEPETMIPPITQEALADMIGTTRSRVSKFMNNFRKLGYIDYNGRIHVHKALLNVVLHDRLPHQTATRPVVVDHFPTPAHQRKRAKVVSPTGKE; encoded by the coding sequence ATGATCCAGGTAAAAGCAGGACACGTGTTCTACTCGCAGGGCGACCCTGCGGATGGAATCTTCTTTCTCGACTCAGGAAGAGCCAAACTGACCGTTGTCTCAAAGCGAGGCAAGGAGGCAACGGTGACACTTCTTTCTCCCGGAGACTTTATCGGAGAGGAGTCACTGGCGGGACAGACCGAAGTTCACCTCGCGACGGCCGCGGCCGTCACTCCGTGCAAAGCTTTGAAGCTGAGCCGCAAAGAGATGGTTCTGCTGCTGCACGAGCAACATGAATTTGCAGATATCTTCCTTAAGTTCGTCCTGCTTCGTGGCGTGAGAACTCAGGAAGACCTCATCGATCAACTCTTCAATAACAGCGAGAAGCGACTGGCACGCACTCTGCTCATCATGGCGGAGTTCGGTAAGCCGGGTGAGCCGGAGACCATGATTCCTCCCATTACCCAAGAGGCGCTCGCCGACATGATCGGTACGACACGTTCTCGTGTCAGCAAATTCATGAACAACTTCCGCAAGCTGGGCTATATCGATTACAACGGTCGCATTCACGTTCACAAAGCGCTGTTGAACGTAGTGCTGCATGATCGTCTGCCTCACCAGACAGCAACGAGGCCGGTTGTCGTGGATCACTTTCCTACTCCCGCCCATCAGAGAAAGCGTGCCAAGGTCGTTTCCCCTACCGGAAAAGAGTGA
- a CDS encoding zinc-dependent alcohol dehydrogenase family protein, with the protein MKAAIFNGTMTGNGEYLHILDVPRPEMKPGYVLLRVIACGVCRTDLHIVQNDLTPQRLPLIPGHQIVGEVVDGASDVSPLGSRVGVSWMGGTDGDCWFCKNSMENLCDHPTFTGYTVDGGYAEFVLVRSDFTFPLPDSLDAAHVAPLLCAGIIGFRSLRVAGVQPGERVGLFGFGSSATLMIPILQSWGCETYVVTRGGAHRSIACELDATWVGREDDRPPVVLDRAITFAPSGKVIVDALASLRKGGVVAINAIHLDEMRAFDYDKLLWGERQIRSVSNMTRADARDFLKIAFDLKIQPRASIFSLDDASQALMAVRDETEHGSAVIVV; encoded by the coding sequence ATGAAAGCAGCGATCTTCAATGGAACCATGACAGGCAACGGGGAATATCTTCACATTTTGGACGTTCCCCGCCCGGAGATGAAACCTGGATACGTTTTGCTGCGGGTGATCGCCTGTGGCGTCTGTCGCACCGACTTGCATATTGTTCAAAATGATCTAACGCCGCAACGTTTACCCTTGATTCCCGGTCATCAGATTGTCGGGGAGGTCGTAGACGGGGCGAGCGATGTCTCGCCCCTCGGGAGTCGTGTCGGTGTCTCCTGGATGGGCGGCACGGATGGAGACTGTTGGTTCTGTAAGAACTCGATGGAGAATCTGTGCGATCATCCCACGTTTACCGGTTACACCGTGGATGGTGGCTACGCCGAGTTCGTACTCGTCCGTTCAGACTTTACGTTTCCTCTTCCTGACTCGCTTGATGCGGCTCATGTTGCACCTCTGCTCTGTGCCGGGATCATCGGCTTCCGCAGCCTTCGAGTCGCGGGCGTGCAACCCGGAGAGCGAGTTGGGCTCTTTGGCTTTGGCAGCTCGGCCACCCTCATGATTCCAATCCTGCAGTCCTGGGGATGCGAGACGTATGTCGTGACACGCGGTGGTGCCCACCGTTCCATTGCATGCGAACTGGATGCGACGTGGGTTGGAAGAGAAGATGATAGGCCCCCCGTAGTTCTGGATCGCGCGATTACATTCGCACCAAGCGGAAAGGTGATCGTAGATGCACTCGCGAGCTTGCGAAAGGGGGGTGTGGTCGCCATCAATGCAATCCATCTTGACGAGATGCGGGCATTCGACTATGACAAGCTGCTTTGGGGAGAGCGTCAGATTCGCAGTGTATCGAACATGACACGTGCCGATGCCCGTGACTTCCTCAAGATTGCATTCGACCTCAAGATTCAGCCACGCGCGTCCATCTTCTCGCTCGACGATGCGAGCCAGGCCTTGATGGCTGTACGGGATGAGACGGAACATGGCTCTGCAGTGATCGTCGTTTGA
- a CDS encoding general stress protein, which translates to MSTLASVVAVYKTHEQAELAVKQLQEGGIPMKNLSIAARDTHTDEHVVGYYNAGDRMKYWGKMGAFWGGFWGLLFGSAMFAIPGIGPILVAGPLVAWIVAGLEGAVVVGGVGAIGAGLVSLGIPKDSVIQYEVALKSDHFVLVVNGSHDEAIEAEKILSKTPHTSCEFHGAPVLAA; encoded by the coding sequence ATGTCCACCCTCGCTTCAGTCGTCGCCGTATACAAGACCCATGAACAGGCAGAGCTGGCAGTCAAGCAGCTTCAAGAAGGAGGCATCCCGATGAAAAACCTCTCGATCGCCGCCAGGGATACCCACACGGATGAGCATGTCGTCGGCTATTACAACGCTGGCGATCGCATGAAGTACTGGGGCAAAATGGGCGCTTTCTGGGGGGGCTTTTGGGGATTGCTTTTTGGTTCCGCAATGTTCGCCATACCCGGGATAGGTCCCATCCTGGTGGCCGGCCCACTCGTCGCCTGGATCGTGGCGGGCCTCGAAGGCGCGGTTGTGGTGGGCGGAGTTGGTGCTATCGGTGCCGGACTCGTCAGTCTCGGCATCCCAAAGGACAGCGTCATTCAATACGAAGTCGCTCTCAAGTCCGATCATTTTGTCTTGGTCGTGAATGGCAGCCACGATGAAGCGATCGAAGCCGAGAAGATCCTCTCCAAGACGCCTCACACGTCGTGCGAGTTTCACGGTGCGCCAGTCTTGGCCGCGTAA
- a CDS encoding cytochrome c3 family protein — MVLVGFWVVGFFGRSGSANPYLGILFDLILPGVFVAGLVLILVGILVRRSYLLSTDQVPAFFPEISLNDPIFRRGIDFVVIATLINFIIVGTASYRGVAYMDTVSFCGATCHVMTPEFTAYHISSHSNVACTECHVAPGTAGYIHAKVNGTKQLMMVLVHDYPKPIMANNKVPVASSTCLNCHSPEQFVGDKIAIQTSFADDETNSKTSSLTVLHVGGRDAFGGLSGIHGAHMGKIEYIATDTTNQTIPWVAKTNADSSVTEFLADGTKSRPTGAKRLMDCMDCHNRAAHSFDTPENALNKDMAQGSPSASLPFVHKEGLALITAKYVSREDAKVRITADFVTFYRSQYPAIWNTQRPQIDAAAKTLVNIYSSNVFPSMNVKWGTHPNNIGHNDSPGCFRCHDGNHASKAAVSITNDCATCHNLVFTDELHPKLLADLGIAKAN, encoded by the coding sequence ATGGTGCTGGTTGGCTTTTGGGTGGTCGGCTTCTTTGGCCGCAGCGGCTCGGCGAACCCTTATCTTGGCATTCTCTTCGATCTCATTCTGCCGGGTGTATTCGTCGCAGGTCTGGTGCTGATTCTGGTTGGGATTTTGGTTCGGAGGAGCTATCTCCTCTCTACGGATCAGGTTCCGGCCTTCTTTCCTGAGATCAGCCTTAACGATCCGATCTTTCGCCGTGGAATCGATTTTGTGGTGATCGCGACGCTTATCAACTTCATCATCGTGGGCACCGCTTCGTATCGAGGCGTGGCATACATGGACACGGTGTCATTTTGCGGTGCGACCTGCCATGTGATGACACCGGAGTTTACCGCGTATCACATCTCGTCGCACTCGAATGTTGCATGTACCGAGTGTCATGTTGCCCCGGGTACCGCAGGTTACATCCATGCCAAGGTCAACGGCACAAAGCAACTGATGATGGTCCTTGTCCATGATTATCCAAAGCCCATCATGGCAAACAATAAGGTTCCCGTCGCAAGTTCCACCTGTCTCAACTGTCATAGTCCAGAACAGTTTGTCGGGGACAAGATCGCGATCCAGACATCGTTTGCCGATGACGAGACCAACTCGAAGACCTCTTCACTCACAGTCTTGCATGTTGGTGGACGGGACGCGTTCGGCGGCCTCAGTGGTATACATGGGGCGCACATGGGCAAGATCGAATACATCGCAACCGATACCACCAATCAGACGATCCCTTGGGTCGCGAAGACCAACGCGGATAGCTCCGTCACGGAGTTTCTCGCGGACGGTACCAAGAGCAGACCCACGGGAGCGAAACGCTTGATGGACTGCATGGATTGCCATAATCGAGCCGCGCACTCCTTCGACACACCGGAGAATGCACTCAACAAAGACATGGCGCAGGGCAGTCCCAGTGCCTCCTTGCCGTTTGTGCACAAAGAGGGTCTTGCTCTCATCACGGCGAAGTACGTCTCCAGGGAAGATGCGAAGGTACGCATTACGGCGGACTTCGTCACCTTCTACCGCTCGCAGTATCCCGCCATCTGGAATACCCAGCGCCCTCAGATCGACGCCGCCGCGAAAACACTGGTCAACATCTATAGTTCAAATGTCTTCCCGTCGATGAACGTGAAGTGGGGCACGCATCCCAATAACATTGGCCACAACGATTCGCCGGGCTGCTTCCGTTGTCACGATGGAAACCATGCAAGCAAGGCGGCCGTGAGTATTACCAACGACTGTGCCACGTGTCATAACCTCGTGTTTACCGATGAGCTTCACCCGAAGCTCTTGGCAGATCTCGGCATCGCCAAAGCCAACTGA
- a CDS encoding c-type cytochrome: MSASGTIAAHAQTGAETYKAKCMMCHAVDGSASTPAGKAMKAIPFSSPDLVKASDADLIAATTNGKGKMPAYTSKLTAPQIKDVVAYIRTLQK, translated from the coding sequence ATGAGCGCATCCGGAACCATAGCGGCCCATGCACAAACGGGTGCCGAAACGTACAAGGCCAAGTGCATGATGTGTCACGCCGTGGATGGATCAGCAAGCACGCCTGCTGGAAAGGCGATGAAGGCTATTCCATTCAGCTCGCCCGATCTGGTGAAGGCATCTGACGCAGATCTGATCGCGGCCACTACGAATGGAAAAGGGAAGATGCCTGCCTACACCTCGAAGCTGACGGCACCACAGATCAAGGATGTAGTCGCTTATATTCGAACGCTGCAGAAGTAA
- a CDS encoding hydrogenase small subunit, with amino-acid sequence MPNALVASAKVLETIDERLLRCGISRRAFLIFCSSLMIAAPYGLAITEKKTPEEVAAGLGKVVRPPVIWLHFQDCTGCTESLLQTSHPDFGDLILNIISLEYHETLMAGSGLQARQALDEAVKKYAGKYILVVEGSIPTKDQGIYMKMAGRPALNVLADIGGKAAAIVAIGSCASWGGIPSADPDPTGAVGVADLLPNKSIVNIPGCPPNPYTLLGVLLQYASNGTLPEADELRRPKFAFDRDIHEHCTRRAHFDAGNFVKQYGDEGHREGWCLYEMGCKGPETHAGCSTRHFNEIPDVWPIGIGAPCIGCTEKSVAFRIPMFQVVQLHTIAAPPTSFAPITTTHGSMSPLATGLVGLGVGALAGAGYVASRKFSKEQGYDGPPGSTPSNSEPGDDA; translated from the coding sequence ATGCCCAATGCTCTGGTTGCATCCGCGAAGGTTCTTGAAACAATCGACGAGCGTCTGCTTCGTTGTGGCATCAGCCGCCGAGCCTTTCTCATCTTCTGTTCCAGCCTGATGATTGCCGCACCGTATGGCCTCGCCATTACGGAAAAGAAGACGCCGGAGGAGGTCGCAGCCGGACTCGGCAAGGTGGTCCGTCCGCCCGTGATCTGGCTTCACTTTCAAGACTGCACGGGCTGCACGGAATCTCTTCTACAAACATCACATCCGGACTTTGGCGATCTGATCCTGAACATCATATCGCTCGAATACCACGAGACGTTGATGGCAGGATCTGGTTTACAGGCACGGCAGGCGCTGGATGAGGCCGTGAAGAAATATGCGGGCAAGTACATCCTCGTAGTCGAGGGATCGATCCCCACCAAGGATCAAGGGATTTACATGAAGATGGCGGGTCGACCCGCTCTGAATGTTCTTGCGGACATCGGTGGCAAGGCTGCCGCGATCGTTGCGATCGGGTCCTGTGCTTCCTGGGGCGGCATACCCTCTGCGGATCCCGATCCGACCGGCGCAGTCGGCGTCGCCGATCTTCTTCCGAACAAGTCGATTGTCAATATCCCGGGTTGCCCGCCGAATCCCTATACGCTCCTCGGTGTGCTGCTGCAGTACGCGTCGAACGGTACGCTACCGGAGGCGGATGAACTCAGACGACCCAAGTTTGCCTTCGATCGCGACATTCATGAACATTGCACACGGCGAGCACACTTCGATGCGGGCAACTTCGTAAAACAGTATGGCGATGAAGGGCATCGGGAAGGCTGGTGTCTTTACGAGATGGGCTGCAAAGGTCCTGAGACACATGCGGGCTGTTCGACGCGGCACTTCAATGAAATTCCCGATGTGTGGCCCATCGGCATTGGGGCACCATGCATCGGCTGCACGGAAAAGAGCGTCGCGTTCCGTATTCCGATGTTTCAGGTTGTCCAGTTGCATACCATCGCGGCTCCGCCAACCAGCTTCGCCCCTATCACCACAACACATGGCAGCATGAGTCCCCTTGCGACAGGACTCGTTGGACTGGGTGTTGGCGCGCTTGCCGGTGCAGGGTACGTGGCGTCGCGCAAGTTCTCGAAGGAACAGGGCTACGACGGCCCCCCAGGTTCGACACCATCCAATTCAGAACCGGGAGACGACGCATGA
- the hybA gene encoding hydrogenase 2 operon protein HybA, translating into MTAPLTRRQAFKVAAGLGGAIAAAVLPKPAQASTEEHPAHPVAAPDAIAMLYDSTICTGCKACMPACNEANGLPTDTTLSGGIWDMPTGLNAKTKNIIELYEDPQTDEFAFVKKQCMHCLDPACVTGCPFGSLVKRDLGAVTWNSSLCIGCRYCEVACPFEVPQFQWENWNPKIVKCEFCYDQRLVEGLEPACTAACPTGAVIFGKRVDLLSKAKDRITATPDKYFEQRVYGEHEAGGTQVLYLSGVSFQKIGLPKLGNTSIGHYATKVTSVLYKWLGGPVAVAGLLGFFIRRNWKRHELERLTQEKKTGYPDQL; encoded by the coding sequence ATGACCGCTCCGCTCACGCGACGCCAGGCTTTCAAGGTAGCCGCCGGACTGGGTGGCGCCATCGCAGCCGCGGTGTTGCCCAAGCCGGCTCAAGCGTCAACCGAAGAACATCCGGCTCATCCTGTTGCCGCTCCCGACGCGATTGCAATGCTCTACGACAGCACCATCTGCACCGGATGCAAAGCCTGCATGCCTGCGTGCAACGAGGCCAATGGTCTACCCACGGACACTACACTCTCAGGCGGTATCTGGGACATGCCGACCGGACTGAATGCCAAGACAAAGAACATCATCGAACTCTACGAGGATCCACAGACGGATGAGTTCGCTTTCGTGAAGAAGCAGTGTATGCACTGTCTCGACCCGGCGTGTGTAACCGGATGCCCCTTCGGTTCGCTCGTGAAGCGTGATCTCGGAGCTGTGACATGGAACAGCTCTCTGTGTATTGGCTGCCGGTACTGCGAGGTCGCCTGTCCCTTTGAAGTGCCGCAATTCCAGTGGGAGAACTGGAACCCCAAGATCGTCAAGTGCGAGTTCTGTTACGACCAACGTCTCGTCGAAGGCCTCGAACCGGCATGCACGGCAGCCTGCCCAACGGGTGCTGTGATCTTCGGTAAGCGAGTCGATCTGCTCAGCAAAGCTAAAGACCGCATCACAGCAACGCCGGACAAGTACTTCGAGCAGCGCGTTTACGGAGAGCATGAGGCAGGCGGTACGCAGGTGCTGTATCTTTCCGGCGTTTCCTTTCAAAAGATCGGTCTCCCTAAACTCGGCAACACCTCGATTGGGCACTACGCCACCAAGGTCACCTCGGTTCTCTATAAATGGCTTGGCGGTCCCGTCGCTGTGGCGGGTCTTCTGGGCTTCTTCATCCGGCGCAACTGGAAGCGCCACGAGTTGGAACGATTGACACAAGAGAAGAAGACAGGGTATCCCGACCAGCTATGA
- the nrfD gene encoding NrfD/PsrC family molybdoenzyme membrane anchor subunit, whose translation MNDVYAWGIWKTYNVMTLTALGSGPLALGIAAWVFDRQRLHVVMRTALVSGFLFYSTGLIALGFDVGRPWNFYSALLPWRWNSGSAMLEISICMPLYCALFLSFEILPLFLERLYYTGNEKSRAFLRHFSPVIRKVYPFFLVGAYVIPLMHQSSLGGLLLLAGTKINPLWQTPVMPLLYLIAAGLCGIAFTILLLMIACLRYRRSLDAGILNELAQILAGVSFVFLTIQFCDLLWRHQLAAVFAFDRMSFLFLAETILIAAPAVALCFRRLRGTPRSLLNMSALACVGGMAYRFIPTSIAYEPDRSTAYFPSAPEIVMAAGYIALGCVAFTLAVNYFAVLPGEASTWDHSFRPFRWPHKLMPQSNTHPHQTAPLERGI comes from the coding sequence ATGAACGACGTCTATGCCTGGGGCATCTGGAAGACCTACAACGTCATGACGCTCACCGCACTCGGCTCAGGCCCTTTGGCGCTCGGAATAGCGGCGTGGGTCTTCGACCGGCAGAGGCTGCACGTCGTGATGCGAACCGCACTGGTCTCGGGTTTCCTCTTTTACTCCACAGGTCTTATCGCTCTGGGCTTCGATGTCGGGCGTCCCTGGAACTTCTACAGTGCCCTCCTTCCATGGCGTTGGAACAGCGGGTCGGCGATGCTCGAGATCTCTATTTGCATGCCACTTTATTGCGCCTTATTCCTATCCTTCGAAATTCTCCCTCTTTTTCTCGAGCGGCTTTACTACACCGGGAACGAGAAGAGTCGTGCCTTTCTTCGTCACTTCTCCCCGGTCATCCGCAAAGTCTATCCGTTCTTCCTCGTCGGAGCTTACGTTATACCGCTGATGCATCAATCTTCTCTGGGCGGTCTTCTACTTCTGGCCGGCACGAAGATCAATCCTTTGTGGCAGACACCCGTCATGCCTTTGCTCTACCTTATCGCGGCAGGCTTGTGCGGCATCGCCTTCACCATCCTTCTCCTCATGATCGCTTGCCTCCGCTATCGAAGATCTCTCGATGCGGGCATTCTCAACGAGCTCGCTCAAATACTCGCCGGAGTATCCTTCGTCTTTCTCACGATCCAGTTTTGCGATCTCTTATGGCGGCATCAACTCGCTGCTGTGTTCGCCTTCGACCGGATGAGCTTTCTATTCTTAGCTGAGACAATTCTGATCGCTGCACCCGCCGTCGCTCTCTGCTTTCGGCGCCTGCGTGGGACACCACGATCGCTGCTCAACATGTCTGCGCTAGCCTGCGTGGGAGGAATGGCTTACCGCTTTATCCCAACATCCATTGCCTATGAGCCCGATCGCAGCACGGCCTACTTCCCCTCAGCTCCGGAGATCGTGATGGCCGCAGGTTACATCGCACTCGGATGCGTAGCCTTCACCCTCGCCGTCAACTACTTTGCGGTTCTGCCTGGGGAGGCCAGCACATGGGATCACAGCTTCCGTCCCTTTCGCTGGCCACACAAGCTGATGCCCCAGTCCAACACCCACCCACACCAAACCGCACCACTTGAAAGAGGGATCTGA